Proteins from one Xanthobacter autotrophicus Py2 genomic window:
- a CDS encoding pyridine nucleotide-disulphide oxidoreductase dimerisation region (PFAM: FAD-dependent pyridine nucleotide-disulphide oxidoreductase; pyridine nucleotide-disulphide oxidoreductase dimerisation region~KEGG: nca:Noca_4827 FAD-dependent pyridine nucleotide-disulphide oxidoreductase), translating to MKVWNARNDHLTINQWATRIDEILEAPDGGEVIYNVDENDPREYDAIFIGGGAAGRFGSAYLRAMGGRQLIVDRWPFLGGSCPHNACVPHHLFSDCAAELMLARTFSGQYWFPDMTEKVVGIKEVVDLFRAGRNGPHGIMNFQSKEQLNLEYILNCPAKVIDNHTVEAAGKVFKAKNLILAVGAGPGTLDVPGVNAKGVFDHATLVEELDYEPGSTVVVVGGSKTAVEYGCFFNATGRRTVMLVRTEPLKLIKDNETRAYVLDRMKEQGMEIVSGANVTRIEEDANGRVQAVMAMTPDGEIRIETDFVFLGLGEQPRSAELAKILGLDLGPKGEVLVNEYLQTSVPNVYAVGDLIGGPMEMFKARKSGCYAARNVMGEKISYTPKNYPDFLHTHYEVSFLGMGEEEARAAGHEIVTIKMPPDTENGLNVALPASDRTMLYAFGKGTAHMSGFQKIVIDAKTRKVLGAHHVGYGAKDAFQYLNVLIKQGLTVDELGDMDELFLNPTHFIQLSRLRAGSKNLVSL from the coding sequence GTGAAAGTCTGGAACGCCCGAAACGACCATCTCACCATCAATCAATGGGCCACGCGGATCGATGAGATCCTCGAGGCGCCCGATGGCGGAGAGGTCATCTACAACGTGGACGAGAACGATCCACGCGAATACGACGCCATCTTCATCGGCGGCGGCGCCGCCGGGCGCTTCGGCTCGGCCTATCTGCGCGCCATGGGCGGCCGGCAGCTCATCGTCGACCGCTGGCCGTTCCTGGGCGGCTCGTGCCCGCACAATGCGTGCGTGCCGCACCATCTGTTCTCCGACTGCGCGGCCGAGCTGATGCTCGCGCGCACCTTCTCGGGCCAGTACTGGTTCCCGGACATGACCGAGAAGGTGGTCGGCATCAAGGAGGTGGTCGATCTGTTCCGCGCCGGGCGCAACGGCCCGCACGGCATCATGAACTTCCAGTCCAAGGAACAGCTCAACCTCGAATACATCCTCAACTGCCCGGCCAAGGTGATCGATAATCACACCGTCGAGGCGGCCGGCAAGGTGTTCAAGGCCAAGAACCTGATCCTCGCGGTGGGCGCGGGGCCGGGCACGCTCGACGTGCCGGGCGTCAACGCCAAGGGCGTCTTCGACCACGCGACGCTGGTGGAGGAGCTCGACTACGAGCCCGGCAGCACCGTGGTCGTGGTGGGCGGCTCGAAGACCGCGGTCGAATATGGCTGCTTCTTCAACGCCACCGGCCGGCGCACCGTGATGCTGGTGCGCACCGAGCCGCTCAAGCTCATCAAGGACAACGAGACCCGCGCCTACGTGCTCGACCGCATGAAGGAGCAGGGCATGGAGATCGTCTCCGGCGCCAACGTCACGCGGATCGAGGAGGACGCCAACGGCCGCGTTCAGGCGGTGATGGCGATGACGCCCGATGGCGAGATCCGCATCGAGACCGACTTCGTCTTCCTCGGCCTGGGCGAGCAGCCCCGCTCGGCGGAATTGGCGAAGATCCTGGGCCTCGATCTCGGGCCCAAGGGCGAGGTGCTGGTCAACGAATATCTTCAGACCAGCGTGCCCAACGTCTACGCCGTCGGCGATCTCATCGGCGGGCCCATGGAGATGTTCAAGGCTCGCAAGTCCGGCTGCTACGCCGCGCGTAACGTGATGGGCGAGAAGATCTCCTACACGCCCAAGAATTATCCGGACTTCCTGCACACCCACTACGAGGTCAGCTTCCTCGGCATGGGCGAGGAGGAAGCCCGCGCGGCGGGGCACGAGATCGTCACCATCAAGATGCCGCCGGATACCGAGAACGGCCTCAACGTGGCGCTGCCGGCCTCCGACCGCACCATGCTCTATGCCTTCGGCAAGGGCACGGCCCACATGTCGGGCTTCCAGAAGATCGTCATCGACGCCAAGACCCGCAAGGTGCTCGGCGCCCATCACGTGGGCTACGGCGCGAAGGACGCGTTCCAGTACTTGAACGTCCTGATCAAGCAGGGGCTCACCGTCGACGAATTGGGGGACATGGATGAGTTGTTCCTCAACCCGACGCACTTCATCCAGCTCTCGCGCCTGCGTGCGGGCTCGAAGAACCTGGTGAGCCTGTGA
- a CDS encoding 2-hydroxypropyl-CoM lyase (PFAM: Methionine synthase vitamin-B12 independent~KEGG: nca:Noca_4810 methionine synthase, vitamin-B12 independent) yields MLIRGEDVTIPTSMVGNYPNPRWWDAQFARTWTGDQEPPDALIQESLEDAVAAIARDQERAGLDIISDGRVHGDNYAEQALYYYYRRLGYDLKGGYLGFPIYSRLHAGTLTGEVRRHGAIMVEQAKALKKATGKPTKVQYTGVQALTQATNDLHYKSSRDRAMAIAKAINEDIREVDALGVDFIQIDEFTWPYFFEDWAIEAFNAAVDGVKNAKIIAHVCWGNWGGTPAYYPDETAASGEIFDLTKRKAEATKATATGSIVPKAYEARLDVLNLESCGRRSDDLSGLHVMKNHPLPDNVSFWAGVIDVKSTITETADEVANRIRRLLEIVPADRLGVTTDCGLILLQRYIAQDKLHALVEGTKIVRAELAKAKQAA; encoded by the coding sequence ATGCTGATCCGAGGGGAAGACGTCACGATTCCGACCAGTATGGTCGGCAACTATCCCAATCCGCGGTGGTGGGACGCCCAGTTCGCCCGCACCTGGACGGGTGATCAGGAGCCGCCGGACGCGCTGATCCAGGAATCCCTCGAGGATGCGGTGGCTGCCATCGCCCGCGATCAGGAGCGCGCCGGCCTCGACATCATCAGCGACGGCCGCGTGCACGGCGACAATTACGCCGAACAGGCCCTTTATTATTACTACCGGCGCCTCGGCTACGACCTCAAGGGCGGCTATCTCGGCTTTCCGATCTACAGCCGGCTTCACGCGGGCACCCTCACCGGCGAGGTCCGGCGCCACGGCGCGATCATGGTCGAGCAGGCCAAGGCGCTGAAGAAGGCCACTGGCAAGCCCACCAAGGTGCAGTATACGGGCGTCCAGGCGCTCACCCAGGCGACCAACGACCTGCACTACAAGTCGAGCCGCGATCGCGCCATGGCCATCGCCAAGGCCATCAACGAGGACATCCGCGAGGTGGACGCGCTCGGCGTCGACTTCATTCAGATCGACGAGTTCACCTGGCCCTATTTCTTCGAGGACTGGGCCATCGAAGCCTTCAACGCGGCGGTGGACGGCGTGAAGAACGCCAAGATCATCGCCCATGTGTGCTGGGGCAACTGGGGCGGCACGCCCGCTTACTATCCCGACGAGACGGCGGCCAGCGGCGAGATCTTCGATCTCACCAAGCGCAAGGCGGAAGCCACCAAGGCCACCGCCACCGGCTCCATCGTGCCGAAGGCCTACGAGGCCCGGCTCGACGTGCTCAACCTGGAAAGCTGCGGGCGCCGCTCCGATGATCTCAGCGGCCTTCACGTGATGAAGAACCATCCCCTGCCGGACAATGTCTCGTTCTGGGCGGGCGTCATCGACGTGAAGAGCACCATCACGGAGACGGCCGACGAGGTGGCAAACCGCATTCGCCGGCTGCTGGAGATCGTCCCGGCGGACCGCCTCGGCGTGACCACCGACTGCGGCCTCATTCTGCTCCAGCGCTATATCGCCCAGGACAAGCTGCACGCCCTCGTCGAGGGCACCAAGATTGTCCGAGCAGAGCTCGCCAAGGCCAAGCAGGCGGCCTGA